A window of Kineococcus sp. NBC_00420 genomic DNA:
ACCGTGCAGGGCTTCCAGAAGCTGCGCAACGTCGAGCGGGACGGCCGGGTCGCGGTCACCGTGGCCGATCCGGCGAACCCGAGTCGCTACTTCTTCGTGCGCGGCCACGTCGTGGCGTCGACCACGGAGGGAGGAGTGGAGAGCATCGAGGCGCTGTCGCAGAAGTACCTGGGCGCCCCCTACCCGTGGTTCGGGGGCCGCGACCAGGTGCGCGTCGTCCTGACGATCGCCGCCGACCGGATCCACGCCGTCGGCTGACGCGTCGTCCTCGTCGGGACGGGCGGCCCGGCTCAGGCGGTGGTCGTCCGGATCCCCGCCAGGACCGGTCGCGCGCGGAACCGTTCGAGCACCACCTCGACCCGGTCGGCGAGCACGTCCGGGACGTCGAGGATCCGCAGGTGACCGACGACACCGGCGCCGCCCCGCCACACGACCTGCCCGGACAGCGACAGTTCCACCGTGAACCCCTCGATGCGCTGACCGTGGTCGAGGTCCTCGGCGAGGTCCACCGAACGCAGCCGCAGCGGGGCGGCGAAGGTCAGCGTGGTCCGGGGCCTCCCGTCGGCGTCGGAGGTCGAGACCACGGCCTCACCGGAACGGTCGGCGGCCCGGTGGGCGCGGATGAGCTCACCCAGCCCGTGCAGGGACGCCACGTCGGGGACCGCCAGCACGCCGTCGGCGCGCGGGGGGACGTTGAGCAGGA
This region includes:
- a CDS encoding PPOX class F420-dependent oxidoreductase, which produces MDLPPELLVLLRERATCYLATTMPDGSPQLTQTWVDTDGTNIVINTVQGFQKLRNVERDGRVAVTVADPANPSRYFFVRGHVVASTTEGGVESIEALSQKYLGAPYPWFGGRDQVRVVLTIAADRIHAVG